The Candidatus Wallbacteria bacterium sequence CCTAGCTTTTGAACTATGGAGCTCCGAACGCGGTTGATGCAGACTTATGAAATAGATTCTAGGAGAAAGCTGTCATTTCCCTGCGCTGATCCTGCCCACTCCTGTAACGCTCTTTTTCACGGTAACCGGATTTCCGTAATATACCACTTTCCCGGCTCCGGACAGCGAAACTGTCAGCGAGTTATCAGCGAAAACCGTAGTCTTGCCTGCTCCGCTCAGGTTGATCTCCACGTCTCTTGCTTTGAGTTCCCTGGCTTCAAGATTGGCTGCGCCTGAGATCACAGCCTTGACTCTGGGGCTTTCACCGCGGCATTTGATTTTCGCAGCGCCTGAAACTGAAAACTCTATGTCTCCATCGAGCTTGTCAAACAGTCCGCTGCACGCTCCGGAAATTTCCACCAGGGATAAAGTACGGCTTCTGATCTTCACGTTAAGCCCGTCACTTGGATTCAACGACTGGGTATGATCCAGGATCAATGTGCTGTTCCTCACTTCGCAGCGGATATATTCCAGCAGGTTCTCATCAGTCGTGATTTCAGCTTCACAGGTTTCGGATTTAAGATAAGAGATGTTGAAAACACCACCCACCTGGATTGCAGTGAATTCATCCAGTTTGTACCCTGTCTTTCCGATCCTGCCGTTTCCTTCAACGCTGTTTCTGATTTTCCCGATCAGTTTTTTAAGTATACCCATTTTTTCCTCCAGTCTGATTATAATGTTTTACCATCTACTTAAGCCGTTCTTTCTTTGATTTGGGGAAAAGCGGTACTGTCTGCATGAACGAGGCTTCATCTTCCAGAATGAATCGCTCTTCCTTGCCGTTGAATGCCCACCAGTAACATAAAATCGAAAGCAGATAGCTCACAATCGTGATGTAGAGCGGAAGGTCGTAGAGTTTCAGTTCCTGGCAGCGGCCTGCGAAGTAGGCGGCAAAGCACCAGGTGATGTTCCAGGAAAAATTCTTGGCAGCTGAAAGGAACGGCCGTTCCTCTTTTTCGAAGCAGGCCATCGAAAAATGCTCCTGTACAGGCCCGGCCATGTTCATCAGCCCCATGCGCATGGCATAAGCCAGCATGATCAGCCAGAAGTTGCGGAAATAGATGATCATGCAGATGAACGGAACTGATAACAGCTGGGACACGGTGACTATGGACGTGGGCCGGAAATAACGGGTGAAATATGGATTGAGAAAGACGAAAAAGGCCATGGAAAGCTGGGCTGCGGTAAATATTGCACTGATTTCCAGCAGAGAAAACTGGAATTTCTGTCTGAAATAAAGGTTGAACAGTGGCACCATCGCTCCTGCTCCGAAACCGACCAGAATATTAGGCAGTAAAAATTTGTTGAGCGTTTTCCAGTTTTTAAAATTTCTCATGTGTGTGAAAACATTGCCTTCCATCTCCACTGTCTGGGTCACCTTTCTCTTTCTGATGAAACGAAACAAATAGGTTGAGATCAGAACAAAAAAAAGTGCTGTAATGATGGTAAGGTGCTGGGACCTGATCACTGACAATTGGAACTGCTCAGTCAGCCAGGTCGGATACAGCCCGGCCAGGAAGCTGGCCAGGGTTCCCACCAGGATCAGGATGCCGCCTTTGACGGAAAAGAAGTAATTGCGCATGGGCGGAGCCACGATTTCCATGGTCAGCGGGCTCTGCAGAACGTTCATGATTGTGGAGCCAAGGCCGTGGATGGCGAAGAGAATCAGGATCAGATAATAATTTCCTGTGAACAGGATCAGGATCAGGGCGAACAGGCTCACGAAATTAGCCATGATCACTGAAGTGCGGTATCCGAAATGCGGTATGTATGATGAAAACAGCAATGAGACAATGGCTCCCACAAATGAAGCGACAGAGGTGATGGTGCCGATCTGCCCTTCCCTGAGCCCTATTTCCAGAAGGTACAGGTTGAAGATCACGCCGAAGATGCCGAAAGCGAAGTTGTAGAAACTCATGGACGAAAGATAGAGCTTGGCAGATGGTGATAGTTTTTTGAAATTAGCCAGTGTGGATTTAAGCATGAAGTAATTTTATCTGATTAAATTCGGGTGTCAATCAGTGGTGTTTTAAACTGTATTCCAGGCAATCGCTTGTAAACTGCAAGATGTTAGTAAGTTGGTAAGTTAGTAGATTTGTATGAAGGGAAATACAATTTTCAGCTGGTAGTATAATTGTTCAATGCTTAATAAAATTCTCTTTACAGTCATGATACTGATGCTCGCCATCACAGCGGGCTTTCTGGCAACTCCCCTGCCCTCGCCTCTTTTCCCGGACGATTACAGTACTGTGATTCTGGATGAAAACGGAGGGATTCTTCGAGTCTATCTCAACAGTCACGAGCAGTGGTGCTTTCCCTCAAGTCCGCTCCAGATCCCGGACAAACTTGTGCAGGCAGTTGTGAACTTCGAAGACCGCCGCTTTTTTTCCCATCATGGCGTTGATCCGGGGGCAGTGCTTCGTGCAGTAAAGCAGAATCTGACCAGAACCAAACGTGTGAGCGGCGCCAGTACGATCACGATGCAGGTAGCCAGGCTGATGGTTCCCAAGGAACGCACAATTCCCCATAAAATCCTGGAAATGCTGCAGGCCTTGAAAATTGAACAGCGTTTGAATAAGGTTCAGATCCTGGCTACATATCTGGAACACGCTCCATATGGTGGAAACATCATTGGATATCGCGCAGCCTCCTGGAAATACTTTGGCAAATTTCCGGAAAAGCTTACCTGGGCTGAGGCTGCCACTCTGGCGGTGCTGCCCAACAGCCCGCGCCTGATCAATCCGGTATCAGACAGC is a genomic window containing:
- a CDS encoding DUF2807 domain-containing protein, whose translation is MGILKKLIGKIRNSVEGNGRIGKTGYKLDEFTAIQVGGVFNISYLKSETCEAEITTDENLLEYIRCEVRNSTLILDHTQSLNPSDGLNVKIRSRTLSLVEISGACSGLFDKLDGDIEFSVSGAAKIKCRGESPRVKAVISGAANLEARELKARDVEINLSGAGKTTVFADNSLTVSLSGAGKVVYYGNPVTVKKSVTGVGRISAGK
- a CDS encoding MFS transporter translates to MLKSTLANFKKLSPSAKLYLSSMSFYNFAFGIFGVIFNLYLLEIGLREGQIGTITSVASFVGAIVSLLFSSYIPHFGYRTSVIMANFVSLFALILILFTGNYYLILILFAIHGLGSTIMNVLQSPLTMEIVAPPMRNYFFSVKGGILILVGTLASFLAGLYPTWLTEQFQLSVIRSQHLTIITALFFVLISTYLFRFIRKRKVTQTVEMEGNVFTHMRNFKNWKTLNKFLLPNILVGFGAGAMVPLFNLYFRQKFQFSLLEISAIFTAAQLSMAFFVFLNPYFTRYFRPTSIVTVSQLLSVPFICMIIYFRNFWLIMLAYAMRMGLMNMAGPVQEHFSMACFEKEERPFLSAAKNFSWNITWCFAAYFAGRCQELKLYDLPLYITIVSYLLSILCYWWAFNGKEERFILEDEASFMQTVPLFPKSKKERLK